One Halosegnis longus DNA window includes the following coding sequences:
- a CDS encoding DUF58 domain-containing protein: MRTVADRETLRWVGVGALAFAGLTAAVILDAPGPLLVSVFAVAAGGLSAASSPPEVDLAIEREVTEQTLGPDQQATVTVTVTNEGSGPATDLRILDGVPPALTVEAGSPRHATALRAGESASFQYVLATRVGVHPFGSTTVLARDATGAHEREAEQTASGVTELNVAPTLDARTTVPLRTQQTPYAGARTTDSGGAGVEFHATREYRHGDPLSRIDWKRVARTGELSTVSFRQERAGSVVLVVDTRADSHVGATDSAVARSLEAAATTAGGLLDSGDRVGVATFGPGSAWLAPGSGPAHRARLREAFATDPAFAAAPVEESDFLPWLARRRLRRRLSGGAQLVVFSPLLDPFMVESIRRYEAHGYPVTVISPDPTGRATAGQTLEAIERSLRLSRLRSSGVRVVDWGEEPFETTLAGASRRWSQ; this comes from the coding sequence GTGAGGACCGTCGCCGACCGCGAGACGCTGCGGTGGGTCGGTGTCGGTGCGCTCGCGTTCGCCGGACTGACGGCGGCCGTGATTCTCGACGCGCCGGGACCGCTGCTCGTGTCGGTGTTCGCGGTCGCGGCGGGCGGGCTGTCGGCCGCGAGTAGTCCGCCGGAGGTCGACCTCGCTATCGAGCGAGAGGTCACGGAACAGACGCTCGGCCCGGACCAGCAGGCGACCGTGACGGTGACGGTGACGAACGAGGGGAGCGGGCCGGCGACCGACCTGCGAATCCTCGACGGGGTGCCGCCGGCGCTCACCGTCGAAGCCGGGTCGCCGCGACACGCGACCGCGCTGCGGGCTGGCGAGAGCGCCAGCTTCCAGTACGTGCTCGCGACGCGGGTCGGTGTCCACCCGTTCGGCTCGACGACCGTGCTGGCGCGGGATGCGACCGGCGCACACGAACGCGAGGCCGAACAGACGGCGTCGGGCGTCACGGAACTCAACGTGGCCCCGACGCTCGACGCGCGGACGACGGTTCCGCTGCGGACACAACAGACCCCCTACGCCGGGGCGCGGACGACCGACTCCGGCGGGGCGGGCGTCGAGTTCCACGCGACGCGCGAGTACCGACACGGCGACCCGCTGTCGCGTATCGACTGGAAGCGGGTCGCCCGGACCGGCGAACTGTCGACCGTCTCGTTCAGACAGGAGCGGGCCGGGTCGGTCGTGCTCGTCGTGGATACGCGGGCCGACTCACACGTCGGCGCGACCGACTCGGCGGTGGCGCGGTCGCTGGAGGCGGCGGCGACGACGGCCGGCGGCCTCCTCGACAGCGGCGACCGGGTCGGGGTGGCGACGTTCGGACCGGGGTCGGCGTGGCTCGCACCCGGCAGCGGACCGGCACACCGGGCGCGGCTTCGCGAGGCGTTCGCGACGGACCCGGCGTTCGCGGCCGCACCCGTCGAGGAGAGTGATTTCCTCCCGTGGCTGGCGCGCCGACGGCTCCGCCGGCGACTCTCGGGCGGGGCGCAGTTGGTGGTGTTCTCGCCGCTGCTCGACCCGTTCATGGTGGAGTCGATTCGCCGGTACGAGGCGCACGGCTACCCGGTGACGGTCATCAGCCCCGACCCGACGGGACGGGCGACGGCGGGCCAGACGCTCGAAGCCATCGAGCGGTCGCTGCGGCTCTCGCGGCTGCGTAGCTCCGGCGTCCGGGTCGTCGACTGGGGGGAGGAACCGTTTGAGACGACGCTGGCCGGCGCGAGCCGGCGGTGGTCGCAGTGA
- a CDS encoding type II secretion system F family protein, with product MAAPTAGATRPPRERMGDRMFPLYRRLFGEDSDFVATVDDKLGECLRDDPVEMFLAVALGYGVILGLSLWALGVALAYGVLLVFNPDLGEVVNVSVANPTLAATLEALQVPSFLLLSGLLLGTIGFVVGFGAPVGNLWIQSGERKREINVLMPDAISFMYALSIGGLNQMEILEAVAEADDVYGEVSREFQVILNETGYFDTAYRTTIRNRSTQTPSDEFAQFLTDMLSILASGGDMTDFLDQKKDKHMRTAKQQQEATLETLQLFGEMYLTLSLFPLLLIITMVAVSLMSGPKTLLLTGTVYALIPLLSVAFIVMISTVKQDDPGDGYLRPKNVDFQEPDSILSIGPIESYDTDRSLFSTIRSQEGRMRLKAIARRPHVLFRERPEFTLFFTLPVAVAAVAFGVTSGLIPTSRPEFVESYLSATIVLVYVPVYVMGVPYAIFYQLRQSKRSGITGKLTDSLRKLASANDTGQTLLESFGTVADTSSGRLAQEFEIIRGKVTYGTSVKQALVEMNNKFHLPRLARSVKLVSEAQEASSEITDVLSTAAQASENQDDLEREQKQGAQMQMVIIIMAFMTMLGVIAILKLRFLGPMADLASAGASSGGGGGPAGAGAGSGFGSSVNVQRLEMFFFHAVTIQAVAAGFIAGYMRSGKLLNGVKLSVVLITFPLLVFLAT from the coding sequence ATGGCCGCGCCGACCGCTGGCGCGACACGCCCGCCACGCGAGCGGATGGGCGACCGGATGTTCCCGCTGTACCGCCGGCTGTTCGGCGAGGACTCCGACTTCGTCGCGACCGTCGACGACAAGCTCGGTGAGTGTCTCCGCGACGACCCGGTGGAGATGTTCCTCGCGGTCGCGCTCGGCTACGGTGTCATCCTCGGACTCTCCCTGTGGGCGCTCGGCGTCGCACTGGCGTACGGTGTCCTGCTCGTGTTCAACCCCGACCTCGGGGAGGTCGTCAACGTCTCCGTCGCGAATCCGACGCTCGCGGCCACGCTCGAAGCGCTACAGGTTCCGTCGTTCCTCCTCCTTTCGGGCCTCCTGCTCGGAACGATCGGCTTCGTCGTCGGCTTCGGCGCGCCGGTCGGCAACCTCTGGATACAGTCTGGCGAGCGGAAACGCGAGATTAACGTCCTGATGCCCGACGCCATCTCCTTCATGTACGCCCTCTCAATCGGCGGCCTGAACCAGATGGAGATTCTGGAGGCCGTCGCCGAGGCGGACGACGTGTACGGAGAAGTGTCTCGCGAGTTTCAGGTCATCCTGAACGAGACGGGCTACTTCGATACGGCCTACCGGACCACCATCCGGAACCGCTCGACGCAGACCCCGTCCGACGAGTTCGCGCAGTTCCTGACGGACATGCTCTCGATTCTCGCCTCCGGCGGTGACATGACCGACTTCCTCGACCAGAAGAAGGACAAACACATGCGGACGGCAAAACAGCAACAGGAGGCCACCCTCGAAACGCTCCAGCTGTTCGGGGAGATGTACCTGACGCTGTCGCTGTTTCCGCTCCTGCTCATCATCACGATGGTTGCCGTCTCGCTGATGAGCGGCCCGAAGACGCTGCTGTTGACGGGGACCGTGTACGCGCTGATTCCCCTGCTTTCGGTGGCGTTCATCGTCATGATTTCGACGGTGAAACAGGACGACCCCGGCGACGGCTACCTCCGCCCGAAGAACGTCGATTTCCAGGAGCCGGACTCGATTCTCTCCATCGGTCCCATCGAGAGCTATGACACCGACCGGTCGCTGTTCAGCACGATTCGGTCACAGGAGGGCCGGATGCGGCTGAAGGCCATCGCGCGGCGGCCGCACGTCCTCTTCCGCGAGCGACCGGAGTTCACGCTGTTTTTCACCCTCCCGGTCGCGGTTGCCGCCGTCGCGTTCGGCGTCACCTCGGGGCTGATTCCGACGAGCCGCCCGGAGTTCGTGGAGTCGTATCTCTCCGCGACGATCGTGCTCGTCTACGTTCCCGTGTACGTGATGGGGGTTCCGTACGCCATCTTCTACCAGCTCCGCCAGTCGAAGCGGTCGGGCATCACGGGGAAACTGACCGACTCGCTACGGAAGCTGGCGTCGGCAAACGACACCGGCCAGACGCTGCTTGAGTCGTTCGGCACCGTCGCGGACACCTCCTCCGGGCGGCTGGCCCAGGAGTTCGAGATTATCCGCGGGAAGGTGACCTACGGCACCTCGGTGAAGCAGGCGCTCGTGGAGATGAACAACAAGTTCCACCTCCCGCGGCTGGCTCGCTCGGTGAAGCTCGTGAGCGAGGCACAGGAGGCCTCCTCGGAGATTACGGACGTGCTCTCGACGGCCGCACAGGCCTCCGAGAATCAAGACGACCTCGAGCGCGAACAGAAACAGGGCGCACAGATGCAGATGGTCATCATCATCATGGCGTTCATGACGATGCTGGGCGTCATCGCCATCCTGAAGCTCAGATTCCTCGGGCCGATGGCCGACCTCGCGTCGGCGGGCGCGAGCAGCGGCGGCGGAGGCGGCCCGGCCGGCGCGGGCGCTGGAAGCGGCTTCGGCAGCAGCGTCAACGTCCAGCGGCTGGAGATGTTCTTCTTCCACGCCGTGACGATACAGGCCGTCGCGGCGGGCTTTATCGCCGGCTACATGCGGTCGGGGAAGCTGCTCAACGGCGTGAAGCTGTCCGTCGTTCTCATCACGTTCCCACTGCTGGTGTTTCTGGCGACATGA
- a CDS encoding DUF4129 domain-containing protein produces MNRQRVVALLAVGVLVVGLGVAAGALDSLEREQGGEGVGTEAGGGVEGQDGQLRTDPQMTTDTIASIPPVVKQVLAVLVAILLVVSAVDILRRHGPKAVAAVVGAFVLVALVLQTMDDGAVNLGEGGNQTNVSVGGEAGGVVSTGETVSQATEPPVILGGLIAFVALGGILLFLLSGRTNELSVPETEQPTPDADAAAVAQTAGETADRVAAGVDVENEIYRAWEEMTTALDIDRPESATPSEFADAAVEAGFDREDVAELTRLFEETRYGEYPVTDDRADRAERALRSVERGGTE; encoded by the coding sequence ATGAACCGACAGCGCGTCGTCGCCCTCCTCGCTGTCGGCGTCCTCGTCGTCGGACTCGGGGTCGCCGCCGGCGCGCTCGACTCGCTGGAACGCGAACAGGGGGGTGAGGGTGTCGGGACGGAAGCCGGCGGTGGCGTCGAAGGACAGGACGGGCAGTTGCGTACCGACCCGCAGATGACGACGGACACGATTGCCTCGATACCGCCGGTCGTGAAGCAGGTGCTCGCGGTGCTCGTGGCGATACTGCTCGTCGTCAGTGCGGTCGACATCCTGAGACGCCACGGGCCGAAGGCGGTCGCCGCGGTCGTGGGTGCGTTCGTGCTCGTCGCGCTCGTGCTCCAGACGATGGACGACGGGGCCGTGAACCTCGGTGAAGGGGGAAACCAGACGAACGTCTCCGTCGGCGGCGAGGCCGGCGGCGTCGTTTCGACCGGCGAGACGGTGTCACAGGCGACGGAGCCGCCGGTCATCCTCGGCGGGCTCATCGCATTCGTCGCGCTCGGGGGGATACTGCTGTTTCTGCTGTCCGGCCGGACGAACGAGCTATCCGTTCCGGAAACCGAACAGCCCACGCCCGACGCCGACGCCGCGGCCGTCGCACAGACGGCGGGCGAGACAGCAGACCGAGTGGCCGCCGGCGTCGACGTGGAAAACGAAATCTACCGTGCCTGGGAGGAGATGACGACCGCCCTCGACATCGACCGCCCCGAATCGGCGACCCCGTCTGAGTTCGCGGACGCCGCCGTCGAGGCCGGCTTCGACCGCGAGGACGTGGCCGAACTCACGCGGCTGTTCGAGGAGACGAGATACGGGGAGTACCCCGTGACCGACGACCGCGCCGACCGCGCGGAGCGAGCGCTCCGGAGTGTCGAGCGCGGGGGGACGGAATGA
- a CDS encoding DUF7287 family protein encodes MSRRGQTNIDFAIGMSLFLVTVSFVFLFVPTVFSPFEVAQGQPLVADRAATRLVDTMLAGPDPGTLAPACTLGFFADVDTPGCVYDSSRSLGDALGIGNENVRVAVREGGEVVTLDGTVATSDGSRAPSDPPTTLERGQPAGEVPERATTVARLVTLDGQQVRVEVSVW; translated from the coding sequence ATGAGCCGGCGCGGACAGACGAACATCGACTTCGCCATCGGCATGAGCCTCTTTCTCGTGACGGTGTCGTTCGTCTTCCTGTTCGTGCCGACGGTGTTTTCGCCGTTCGAGGTGGCACAGGGTCAGCCGCTCGTGGCCGACCGCGCGGCGACGCGACTGGTCGATACGATGCTCGCCGGGCCGGACCCGGGGACGCTCGCGCCAGCCTGCACGCTCGGCTTCTTCGCCGACGTGGACACCCCCGGCTGTGTCTACGACAGCTCTCGGTCGCTCGGCGACGCACTCGGTATCGGCAACGAGAACGTCCGCGTCGCGGTGCGCGAGGGCGGCGAGGTGGTCACGCTCGACGGGACCGTCGCGACGAGCGACGGCTCGCGTGCACCGTCGGACCCGCCGACGACACTGGAGCGTGGTCAACCGGCGGGTGAGGTGCCGGAACGGGCGACGACGGTGGCACGGCTCGTCACCCTCGACGGCCAGCAGGTCCGCGTGGAGGTGTCGGTGTGGTGA
- a CDS encoding DUF7269 family protein, which produces MRRLLIVGVAVVAVGLVATVVPGVADFVPAGGLSSLVGFLAVLGVLGGVTRRARANPDTPDLPTLETVAVEPPGDQFDEQVKTAATRETRRAGKDETAVRTRLREAAVQMLVREGHSEAAANEQLRAGTWTDDPEAAAFFTPTDSDRPQKLLAEAQTDVKSRRSVRSLFAETTVFERGTERVVAVLDERLSETAAMGAGEVTDYGRPEEGGEAVGAVDSERTEATAGAVDGEAESDDGAAEGRR; this is translated from the coding sequence ATGAGACGACTGCTCATCGTCGGCGTCGCGGTCGTCGCGGTCGGACTCGTGGCGACGGTCGTTCCGGGCGTCGCCGACTTCGTGCCGGCGGGCGGGCTGAGTTCGCTCGTCGGCTTCCTCGCCGTGCTCGGCGTCCTCGGCGGAGTGACACGGCGGGCGCGGGCGAACCCGGACACGCCGGACCTGCCGACGCTGGAGACGGTCGCGGTCGAGCCGCCCGGCGACCAGTTCGACGAGCAGGTGAAGACGGCCGCGACCCGGGAGACGCGCCGCGCCGGCAAGGACGAGACCGCCGTACGGACCCGGCTCCGCGAGGCTGCAGTCCAGATGCTCGTTCGGGAGGGCCACAGCGAGGCGGCCGCGAACGAGCAGCTCCGGGCGGGGACGTGGACCGACGACCCCGAAGCGGCCGCCTTCTTCACACCCACGGACAGCGACCGGCCACAGAAGCTGTTGGCGGAGGCACAGACCGACGTGAAGAGTCGGCGGTCGGTCCGGAGTTTATTCGCCGAGACGACCGTCTTCGAGCGCGGCACGGAGCGGGTCGTCGCAGTGCTGGACGAGCGACTGTCGGAGACCGCGGCGATGGGCGCGGGCGAGGTCACCGACTACGGCCGCCCAGAAGAGGGGGGAGAAGCGGTAGGTGCGGTCGATTCTGAACGGACGGAGGCGACAGCGGGTGCAGTCGACGGTGAAGCCGAAAGCGACGACGGAGCCGCGGAGGGGAGACGGTGA
- a CDS encoding DUF7125 family protein — protein sequence MPERFDTGTGPLDRELDGGFTAGTLAAYVASPAEQAETLLFQLATRRPTTYVTTVTPPEKVESTVESMAGMGGVDGLEVVSFRRGDSVESLLDSLSVREETFVIVDAVNALEHADPPTYHDFLTQFAQRLQATDSVGILHAVAGNDLPTTRDWTLRAADLILRLTVDYTSIEPETLLRIQKTRGKRPPDEALKIKLGQAVEIDTSWDM from the coding sequence ATGCCAGAGCGCTTCGATACGGGGACCGGGCCCCTCGACCGCGAGCTCGACGGCGGCTTCACCGCCGGCACGCTCGCTGCGTACGTGGCCAGTCCCGCGGAACAGGCGGAGACGCTGCTGTTCCAGCTCGCGACGCGCCGCCCCACGACCTACGTCACGACGGTCACACCCCCCGAGAAGGTGGAGTCGACGGTTGAGTCCATGGCCGGGATGGGTGGCGTCGACGGGCTGGAGGTCGTCTCCTTCCGTCGCGGCGACAGCGTCGAGTCGCTGCTCGACTCGCTGTCGGTTCGCGAGGAGACGTTCGTCATCGTCGACGCGGTGAACGCGCTCGAACACGCCGACCCGCCGACGTACCACGATTTCCTCACCCAGTTCGCGCAGAGACTACAGGCGACGGACTCCGTCGGGATTCTCCACGCCGTCGCGGGCAACGACCTGCCGACGACGCGCGACTGGACCTTACGCGCCGCGGACCTCATCCTCCGGCTCACGGTCGATTACACCAGCATCGAGCCGGAGACGCTGTTGCGAATCCAGAAGACGCGCGGCAAGCGACCACCGGACGAGGCGCTCAAAATCAAGCTCGGCCAGGCGGTCGAAATCGACACCTCCTGGGATATGTGA
- a CDS encoding putative quinol monooxygenase — protein MIVQHATIPLASDAREAGLDALRELGEQSRAEAGVVEYRVTVDTEDDTLVHIIERYEDEAALGAHSESDHFAAFQEALPTFLGGDPEIIRFDVAETTQVM, from the coding sequence ATGATCGTTCAACACGCTACGATACCGCTTGCTTCCGACGCCCGCGAGGCGGGACTCGACGCGCTGCGCGAGCTCGGCGAGCAGTCCAGAGCCGAGGCGGGCGTCGTCGAGTATCGCGTCACCGTCGACACCGAGGACGACACGCTCGTCCACATCATCGAACGGTACGAAGACGAGGCCGCCCTCGGTGCCCACAGCGAGAGCGACCACTTCGCCGCCTTCCAGGAGGCGCTGCCCACCTTCCTCGGCGGCGACCCCGAAATCATCCGGTTCGACGTGGCCGAGACGACGCAGGTGATGTAG
- a CDS encoding sensor histidine kinase, whose protein sequence is MPPVLDPVRLPYLLVFGGVTLACFGLAAVLARQRTAAGERELAALFVAIGCWNACSVGLLLVPGRFAVRPLFAGSLLFAILVSVVWFRFAQVYCDRDPLPIPGRRYLIVGVVLAALALPITNPLHGWVWTDITVQYRYNIPVYLAQRGPAHHLLTGASYLFTFAGVRCLAIRFWNARITRPAILSVLVGFGISISANLLPVTADLLIEYPPAVTAGGGAFGAFGILVAVRSDLSGTVSIARRSVFDTLADPAVVVDTGGHVLAANEAFARTFGDPTIGEPFTTTNPALARQLDADATDRQTVQVDGEDDAVHYSVIASPVGVDGTRGRSLVFRDISDLRSATRRLERQNEHLDELAYSAAHNLRNPLGVIDGYAGMIQSELEDIDDPSFDRDRVREYVDKVAANSQRMEEIVTDLLRVTHASKADGEREWVSLGALAEAAMDAVNDAGNLRLTVESDGEIRSNPEQFEMLLSTLVRASRDRSGEEPVSVRLSASEDGFVFEDDAEPIDEQDAEVFLSYGYTTKYPGTGLGLAVARMLATSHEWDIEIDGSYDGLRVVVSGAAVRPAADTGN, encoded by the coding sequence ATGCCACCGGTGCTCGACCCGGTCAGACTCCCGTATCTCCTCGTCTTCGGTGGGGTAACCCTGGCGTGTTTCGGCCTCGCTGCCGTGTTGGCCCGCCAGCGGACAGCCGCCGGTGAGCGGGAGTTGGCGGCGCTGTTCGTCGCTATCGGCTGCTGGAACGCCTGTTCGGTCGGGCTGCTTCTCGTTCCGGGGCGGTTTGCTGTCCGCCCGCTGTTTGCCGGCTCGCTGTTGTTCGCCATCCTCGTGTCGGTCGTCTGGTTCCGGTTCGCGCAGGTGTACTGCGACCGGGACCCGCTGCCGATACCGGGCCGGAGATATCTGATTGTCGGCGTCGTGCTCGCGGCGCTCGCGCTCCCGATAACGAATCCCCTTCACGGGTGGGTCTGGACCGACATCACCGTCCAGTACCGCTACAACATCCCCGTCTACCTCGCCCAGCGCGGCCCGGCACACCACCTCCTCACGGGCGCGTCGTATCTGTTCACGTTCGCCGGGGTCCGGTGTCTCGCGATTCGGTTCTGGAACGCGCGCATCACCCGGCCCGCAATCCTGTCGGTGCTCGTCGGCTTCGGCATCTCCATCTCCGCGAATCTGCTCCCCGTCACGGCCGACCTGCTCATCGAGTATCCACCCGCAGTCACCGCCGGCGGCGGTGCCTTCGGCGCGTTCGGTATCCTCGTGGCGGTCCGGTCTGACCTCTCGGGGACAGTGTCCATCGCCCGCCGGTCCGTCTTCGACACGCTGGCCGACCCAGCGGTCGTAGTCGACACCGGCGGCCACGTGCTGGCGGCCAACGAGGCGTTCGCCCGGACGTTCGGCGACCCGACCATCGGCGAGCCGTTCACGACCACCAACCCGGCGCTCGCCCGCCAGCTCGACGCGGACGCCACCGACCGACAGACAGTGCAGGTGGACGGAGAAGACGACGCCGTCCACTACTCGGTCATCGCCTCGCCGGTCGGGGTCGACGGGACCCGGGGGCGCTCGCTCGTCTTCCGTGACATCTCCGACCTCCGGTCGGCGACCCGCCGGCTGGAGCGACAGAACGAACACCTCGACGAGCTCGCCTACTCGGCGGCTCACAACCTCCGGAACCCGCTGGGCGTCATCGACGGCTACGCCGGGATGATTCAGTCGGAGCTCGAAGACATCGACGACCCGTCGTTCGACCGCGACCGGGTCCGGGAGTACGTCGACAAGGTCGCCGCCAACAGCCAGCGGATGGAGGAAATCGTCACCGACCTGCTGCGCGTCACCCACGCTAGCAAGGCCGACGGCGAGCGGGAGTGGGTGTCGCTGGGGGCGCTGGCCGAGGCCGCGATGGACGCCGTCAACGACGCCGGCAACCTGCGGCTCACGGTCGAGTCGGACGGCGAGATACGGTCGAACCCCGAGCAGTTCGAGATGCTGCTCTCGACGCTGGTGCGGGCGAGTCGCGACCGTTCCGGTGAGGAACCGGTGTCGGTGCGGCTGTCGGCCAGCGAGGACGGCTTCGTCTTCGAGGACGACGCCGAGCCGATTGACGAACAGGACGCCGAGGTGTTTCTCTCGTACGGCTACACGACGAAATACCCCGGCACGGGACTCGGGTTGGCCGTCGCGCGGATGCTCGCAACGAGCCACGAGTGGGACATCGAGATTGACGGCAGCTACGACGGGCTTCGGGTCGTCGTCTCGGGGGCGGCCGTCCGGCCGGCGGCCGACACCGGAAACTAA
- a CDS encoding diacylglycerol/lipid kinase family protein translates to MQVGSRRAIVNPQSGSGDHADYAERLLRGRGYAVERTTGPDDAVRLGREAGVDGVSELAVCGGDGTVNEVLRGLADSDALGEPTVGVVPCGTANILADALGIRNLRHGVGLADNGPVREIDVGIAGGEPFVVSCIAGLPANASLAASSDLKSRFGTFAFVVTGVQEALGFDGIDIELTATVAGRTETWEGEATCVLVGNARKFIEEGGQADMEDGLFDVAIVDKMPAGNLVAEAVGHRVLGQETDGVTHIRASELTVTGPEPITFSRDGELATHERLELTNEKRLLSLRVGPTYDPTPG, encoded by the coding sequence ATGCAGGTCGGGTCGCGCCGCGCAATCGTCAACCCACAGAGCGGGAGCGGAGACCACGCCGACTACGCCGAGCGGCTGCTCAGGGGGCGCGGCTACGCCGTCGAACGGACGACCGGTCCCGACGACGCGGTCCGTCTCGGACGCGAGGCCGGTGTCGACGGCGTCTCCGAGCTCGCCGTCTGTGGCGGCGACGGCACGGTCAACGAGGTGTTGCGCGGGCTCGCCGACAGCGACGCGCTCGGCGAGCCGACGGTCGGCGTCGTCCCCTGCGGGACGGCGAACATCCTCGCGGACGCGCTCGGCATCCGAAACCTCAGACACGGCGTGGGGCTTGCCGACAACGGGCCGGTTCGGGAAATCGACGTGGGTATCGCCGGCGGGGAGCCGTTCGTCGTCTCCTGTATCGCTGGACTCCCCGCCAACGCGAGTCTCGCAGCCTCCAGCGACCTCAAATCCCGGTTCGGCACGTTCGCGTTCGTCGTGACGGGGGTCCAGGAGGCGCTCGGCTTCGACGGCATCGACATCGAGTTGACGGCGACCGTCGCCGGGCGCACCGAGACGTGGGAGGGGGAAGCCACCTGCGTGCTGGTGGGCAACGCCCGGAAGTTCATCGAGGAGGGCGGCCAAGCCGACATGGAAGACGGGCTGTTCGACGTTGCCATCGTCGATAAGATGCCGGCCGGCAATCTGGTCGCCGAGGCGGTCGGCCACCGCGTCCTCGGCCAGGAGACCGACGGCGTCACCCACATCCGGGCGAGTGAACTCACCGTCACCGGGCCGGAGCCGATTACCTTCTCGCGGGACGGGGAGCTCGCGACCCACGAGCGGCTCGAACTGACGAACGAGAAACGGCTACTGTCGCTGCGCGTCGGTCCGACGTACGACCCGACGCCGGGGTAG
- a CDS encoding iron-containing alcohol dehydrogenase family protein: MDTPSPFRFDYQPGTIRFGAGTVDTLAEELATQGIERALVCCGESVGATPAVRDPVEAGLGDRHAGTFAGTSARKTLSEAAAARDRFRETDADAFLALGGGSALDVAKAAAVLTASGQSLADAAQALADTGTIPIPDGDLPPLLAVPTTLAGADLSQMAGITAGPESGALDERVAGGLSDRRLMPTGLWYDPELFVHTPAGILAASAMNGFDKAVETTYAANATAVTDATAIHALRLCRESLPELGGGTDDIDVLSDAVAGIMLAQYGISNGGESTLSLIHAFGHGLTGVSSVQQGAAHGAVAPHALSYLFSTVDGRRDLLAEGLGVDSAEGIVDAVAEIRDGLGLPSRLADTAVEESALDRAAEITYEDGLMENTPPGLDATQAELRDVLQAAWE; encoded by the coding sequence ATGGACACGCCGTCTCCGTTCCGATTCGACTACCAGCCGGGTACAATTCGCTTCGGTGCTGGCACCGTCGACACGCTCGCAGAGGAACTCGCGACACAGGGTATCGAGCGCGCGCTCGTCTGTTGTGGCGAGAGCGTCGGCGCGACGCCCGCGGTGCGTGACCCCGTCGAGGCCGGTCTCGGCGACCGCCACGCCGGCACCTTCGCCGGCACGAGCGCTCGCAAGACGCTGAGCGAGGCCGCCGCCGCCCGCGACCGCTTCCGCGAGACCGACGCCGACGCCTTCCTCGCGCTCGGCGGCGGCTCCGCCCTCGACGTGGCGAAGGCCGCAGCCGTCCTGACCGCGAGCGGCCAGTCGCTCGCGGATGCGGCCCAGGCCCTCGCCGACACCGGGACGATACCGATTCCGGACGGCGACCTGCCGCCGCTCTTGGCCGTCCCGACCACGCTGGCCGGGGCCGACCTCTCGCAGATGGCCGGCATTACCGCCGGTCCGGAGTCGGGGGCGCTCGACGAGCGCGTCGCCGGCGGGCTCAGCGACCGCCGACTCATGCCGACCGGTCTCTGGTACGACCCCGAACTGTTCGTCCACACGCCCGCCGGCATCCTCGCCGCGTCCGCGATGAACGGCTTCGACAAGGCCGTCGAGACGACCTACGCCGCCAACGCGACGGCCGTCACCGACGCGACCGCGATTCACGCGCTCCGGCTCTGTCGCGAGTCGCTGCCCGAACTCGGCGGCGGCACCGACGACATCGACGTGCTGTCGGACGCCGTCGCCGGCATCATGCTCGCACAGTACGGCATCTCCAACGGCGGCGAGTCGACGCTCTCGCTCATCCACGCCTTCGGCCACGGGCTGACGGGCGTGAGCAGCGTCCAACAGGGGGCCGCCCACGGTGCCGTCGCGCCCCACGCGCTCTCGTACCTCTTCTCGACGGTCGACGGCCGGCGTGACCTCCTCGCCGAGGGGTTGGGCGTCGACTCCGCCGAGGGCATCGTCGACGCGGTCGCCGAGATCCGCGACGGACTCGGCTTACCGAGCCGACTCGCCGACACCGCCGTCGAGGAGTCCGCGCTCGACCGCGCGGCCGAAATCACCTACGAGGACGGACTCATGGAAAACACACCGCCGGGACTGGACGCGACGCAGGCGGAGCTTCGGGACGTGCTCCAAGCCGCGTGGGAGTAA
- a CDS encoding DUF7519 family protein codes for MSASAEFEPGVPMLTQGLVTGGGFVTALLLVSVPVAALLALVGAVAWTGAVRRHSQRYLDGGAGIVALALVTAGLVGVEPPVLVLASGAAFVTYDLASTGLSLATQVGTRAETRQGELARLGVTAIGAAVVAGVGYVAFTLASGSVPPAAVALIFGGVLLAELALR; via the coding sequence GTGAGCGCGAGCGCGGAGTTCGAGCCGGGGGTGCCGATGCTCACGCAGGGGTTGGTGACCGGCGGCGGCTTCGTGACCGCGCTCCTGTTGGTGTCGGTGCCGGTCGCCGCGCTGCTCGCGCTCGTCGGGGCCGTGGCGTGGACGGGTGCGGTGCGGCGACACAGCCAACGGTATCTCGACGGCGGCGCGGGAATCGTCGCGCTGGCGCTGGTGACGGCCGGGCTGGTGGGCGTCGAGCCGCCGGTGCTCGTCCTCGCGTCGGGGGCTGCGTTCGTCACCTACGACCTCGCGTCGACGGGGCTGTCGCTGGCGACGCAGGTCGGGACTCGCGCCGAAACGCGACAGGGGGAGCTTGCGCGACTCGGCGTCACCGCTATCGGGGCGGCGGTGGTCGCGGGCGTCGGCTACGTCGCCTTCACCCTGGCGTCGGGGTCGGTACCGCCGGCCGCGGTCGCGCTCATCTTCGGGGGCGTGCTGCTCGCGGAGCTGGCGCTCCGGTAG